A stretch of the Streptomyces sp. NBC_00078 genome encodes the following:
- a CDS encoding dihydrofolate reductase family protein: MNNPIRLYMSMSLDGYIAGPDDRPGQELGRDGGRLFNWLDDRESDGPSGDVYREALATGALISGRRTFELAGRWQGDHHDGVPIFVLTHQVDDEDVPPGHARFVTDVEDCARQARAAAGDRPVMVHGAGAAQALLRAGQLDEMEIHLVPVLLGDGRRLFDHVGGDHIELDLVRRLEDRDVTHLRYRVHRPEEAA, translated from the coding sequence ATGAACAATCCGATTCGGCTGTACATGTCGATGTCGCTCGATGGTTATATCGCCGGACCGGACGATCGGCCGGGGCAGGAGCTCGGACGCGACGGTGGACGACTCTTCAACTGGCTCGACGACCGGGAGTCCGACGGTCCGAGCGGCGACGTCTATCGCGAAGCGCTGGCGACCGGCGCGCTGATCTCAGGCCGTAGGACATTCGAGCTCGCCGGGCGTTGGCAGGGCGACCACCACGACGGCGTGCCGATCTTCGTCCTCACCCACCAGGTGGATGACGAGGACGTGCCACCCGGCCACGCGCGTTTCGTCACCGATGTCGAGGACTGCGCCCGTCAGGCTCGCGCGGCCGCAGGGGACCGGCCGGTCATGGTCCACGGGGCCGGGGCGGCCCAAGCACTTCTGCGGGCCGGGCAGTTGGACGAGATGGAGATCCACCTGGTTCCGGTCCTCCTCGGGGACGGCCGACGGCTGTTCGACCACGTGGGTGGCGATCACATCGAACTCGACCTCGTCCGACGGCTCGAGGATCGAGACGTCACGCACCTCCGTTACCGGGTGCATCGCCCCGAGGAAGCCGCATGA
- a CDS encoding Hsp20/alpha crystallin family protein, translated as MLMRTDPFRELDRLAQQLMGPGTWSRPSAMPMDAYREGDEYVVAFDLPGVTADALDIDVERNMLTVKAERRPVAKSGDVQMELSERPLGVFSRQIVLADTLDTERIQADYEAGVLTLRIPIAERAKPRKISIGVGSGRTEISG; from the coding sequence ATGTTGATGCGCACTGACCCCTTCCGTGAGCTGGACCGGCTGGCGCAGCAGCTGATGGGCCCGGGGACCTGGTCCCGCCCGTCAGCGATGCCGATGGACGCCTACCGCGAGGGCGACGAGTATGTGGTTGCCTTCGACCTTCCGGGCGTCACGGCGGACGCGCTCGACATCGACGTCGAGCGGAATATGCTCACCGTCAAGGCCGAGCGACGGCCGGTGGCGAAGAGCGGCGACGTGCAGATGGAGCTGTCCGAGCGGCCGCTGGGCGTCTTCTCCCGCCAGATCGTGCTCGCCGACACCCTCGACACCGAGCGCATCCAGGCCGACTACGAGGCGGGCGTGCTCACTCTGCGCATCCCGATCGCCGAGCGGGCCAAGCCCCGCAAGATCTCCATCGGCGTCGGATCAGGCCGCACGGAGATCTCCGGCTGA
- a CDS encoding VOC family protein encodes MKTLFVSYRVTDLDRSLGFYTALGYAELGRVESGDGAHLVILKFPDEPAASLELVHRPGDAPVDVGSGFDHLAIQVERLATTLETLTEAGLRPEPLQYPGGPHGPKTSWLTDPDGYRIELVEWPSGHPDGITAADFA; translated from the coding sequence ATGAAGACGCTCTTCGTCTCCTACCGCGTCACCGATCTGGACCGCTCGCTCGGTTTCTACACCGCCTTGGGCTACGCCGAACTGGGCAGGGTCGAGAGCGGCGACGGCGCTCACCTTGTGATCCTCAAGTTCCCCGACGAACCGGCGGCCTCGCTCGAACTGGTCCACCGCCCCGGCGACGCACCAGTCGACGTGGGCAGCGGTTTCGACCACCTCGCGATCCAGGTGGAGAGGCTCGCCACCACCCTGGAGACGCTGACCGAAGCCGGCCTGAGGCCCGAACCCCTCCAGTACCCGGGCGGCCCTCACGGCCCGAAGACGTCGTGGCTCACGGACCCGGATGGTTACCGGATCGAGTTGGTGGAGTGGCCGTCCGGACATCCCGACGGCATCACCGCAGCAGACTTCGCCTGA
- a CDS encoding SpoIIE family protein phosphatase has translation MPSADLDPMGPRLQDGLSAPSGLMDLLAVAAVLLDADGRIVLWSPQAEAMFGYTAHEALGQGAARLLVDEGHIDWVTKTFAEVMETGRSWAGTYPIRCKDGSTRTVELRNMRLQDDRGDFYALGLGTDSPTLRTLERNVALSTRLISQSPIGVAIFDTDLRYVAVNPTLERIHGIPATDHLGRRYREIMSAAEFEEAETAIRQVLRNGTPLVDRSPIVGRTQADPDHKHAWSISVYRLEDTQGRVLGVAELVVDVTDRYQSAMEASETRRRLALIADGSARIGTTLEVEQTARELAEVTVPEFADVVTVDVLDSVLDEHRPATRVGPALFRALAVKAAYPTEALQAADAAGQIATYDADRLATRCVRTGRPMLIRHADGNDLTHIARDEHAATLLARAGVHSYIAVPLSARGAVLGFLGLTRARDPRPFDEDDLAIATELASRAAVCIDNARTHQSMRNAAETLQRSLLPDHPPEQPGLQVASRYLPAQAAYEIGGDWYDVLPLGGDKTALVVGDVMGSGIDAAATMGRLRTATAAFAGLDLGPARVLEQLDAITSGLDPYIATCLYAVYDPHDGTCHMANAGHLPPVLVHSGSHPELLDLPTGTPLGIGGIPFDTTTIHIAPGDQLVLYTDGLVETRHHPIDERLNTLVRLLEAPDSPLEETCDRLLHELRHPDNHDDVALLIARARTFTPGRKAV, from the coding sequence ATGCCTTCCGCGGACCTCGACCCGATGGGCCCCCGCCTACAGGATGGGCTCTCGGCACCGAGCGGGCTGATGGACCTGCTCGCTGTCGCGGCGGTGCTGCTGGACGCCGACGGCCGGATCGTCCTGTGGAGCCCGCAGGCCGAGGCCATGTTCGGCTACACCGCGCACGAAGCGCTCGGGCAGGGCGCCGCCCGGCTCCTCGTCGACGAAGGCCACATCGACTGGGTGACCAAGACGTTCGCCGAGGTCATGGAGACCGGCCGGAGCTGGGCCGGTACGTACCCCATCAGGTGCAAGGACGGCAGCACGCGGACGGTGGAACTGCGCAACATGCGGCTGCAGGACGACCGCGGCGACTTCTACGCCCTCGGCCTCGGCACCGACTCCCCCACACTGCGCACACTGGAGCGGAACGTCGCGCTGTCCACCCGCCTGATCTCCCAGTCCCCCATCGGTGTGGCGATCTTCGACACCGATCTCAGGTACGTGGCCGTCAACCCCACACTGGAGCGCATCCACGGCATTCCCGCGACCGATCACCTCGGCCGCCGCTACCGCGAAATCATGAGCGCCGCCGAGTTCGAGGAGGCCGAGACCGCGATACGGCAGGTCCTCAGGAACGGAACGCCGCTGGTCGACCGGTCCCCCATCGTCGGCCGCACCCAGGCCGACCCCGATCACAAACACGCCTGGTCGATCTCGGTGTACCGGCTTGAGGACACCCAGGGCCGTGTGCTGGGAGTGGCTGAGCTGGTGGTGGACGTCACCGACCGGTACCAGTCCGCGATGGAGGCCAGCGAGACACGGCGGCGCCTGGCCCTGATCGCCGACGGCTCCGCCCGCATCGGCACCACCCTGGAAGTGGAGCAGACCGCCCGGGAGCTGGCCGAGGTGACCGTGCCCGAGTTCGCCGACGTGGTCACCGTCGACGTGCTCGACTCCGTCCTCGACGAACACCGCCCCGCCACCAGAGTCGGGCCCGCACTCTTCCGCGCCCTGGCGGTGAAGGCCGCCTACCCCACCGAAGCACTCCAGGCCGCCGATGCGGCCGGCCAGATCGCCACATACGACGCCGACCGACTGGCCACCCGTTGTGTTCGCACCGGCCGGCCCATGCTGATCCGCCACGCCGACGGAAACGACCTGACGCACATCGCCCGCGACGAGCACGCCGCCACCCTGCTGGCCCGCGCCGGAGTGCACTCCTACATCGCCGTCCCGCTCTCCGCCCGCGGCGCCGTCCTCGGCTTCCTTGGCCTAACCCGCGCCCGAGATCCGCGGCCGTTCGACGAGGACGACCTGGCCATCGCCACCGAGCTGGCCTCCCGCGCGGCGGTGTGCATCGACAACGCCCGCACGCACCAGAGCATGCGCAACGCAGCCGAGACCCTGCAGCGCAGCCTGCTGCCCGATCACCCACCAGAGCAGCCGGGTCTGCAGGTCGCCTCCCGTTACCTGCCCGCACAGGCCGCCTACGAGATCGGCGGCGACTGGTACGACGTGCTCCCCCTCGGCGGGGACAAGACGGCGCTGGTCGTGGGGGACGTGATGGGCAGCGGCATCGATGCCGCCGCAACCATGGGCCGTCTGCGTACCGCCACGGCGGCCTTCGCCGGTCTCGACCTCGGCCCTGCCCGGGTCCTGGAACAGCTCGATGCGATCACCTCCGGACTGGACCCGTACATCGCCACCTGTCTCTATGCCGTCTACGACCCGCACGACGGCACGTGCCACATGGCCAACGCCGGCCACCTGCCTCCCGTCCTCGTCCACAGCGGCAGCCACCCCGAACTGCTCGATCTGCCGACCGGCACCCCCCTCGGCATCGGCGGCATCCCCTTCGACACCACCACCATCCACATCGCCCCCGGCGACCAGCTCGTCCTCTATACCGACGGACTGGTCGAAACCCGCCACCACCCCATCGACGAACGCCTCAACACCCTCGTCCGCCTGCTCGAGGCGCCCGACTCCCCGCTGGAGGAAACCTGCGACCGGCTCCTTCACGAACTCCGGCACCCCGACAACCACGACGACGTCGCGCTGCTGATCGCCCGCGCACGCACCTTCACACCGGGCCGAAAAGCAGTCTGA
- a CDS encoding DUF4232 domain-containing protein — protein MRVHKLTFAALTVAAGLSLTACQNDDAGTGHSGPSSAATVSSGATASSSDGGSGSGSSGQGGAKNSAGASSGATSSGGTGAAPKTGSEAHAKAGRCRTGQLEITAKDSTIDGDPDATVVVELTNHSGGDCTLSGYAGVDLKTSAGVLSAKRTGQQADSAVLRNGKSTYFPINYPFNKSGGSGVRVTGLVVTPPNETKSVTLNWPGAATLPVTDGSGSPVKVGPVGSAGQGG, from the coding sequence ATGCGCGTTCACAAGCTCACCTTCGCCGCCCTGACAGTCGCTGCCGGTCTCTCCCTCACGGCCTGCCAGAACGACGACGCCGGCACGGGACACAGCGGCCCGTCGTCCGCGGCGACCGTGTCCTCAGGGGCCACCGCGTCGTCCTCGGACGGTGGTTCGGGCTCGGGCAGTTCGGGCCAGGGCGGCGCGAAGAACTCCGCCGGGGCGAGTTCCGGCGCAACCAGCTCCGGCGGGACGGGTGCGGCCCCCAAAACCGGCTCCGAGGCGCACGCCAAGGCCGGCAGGTGCCGCACCGGCCAGCTGGAGATCACGGCGAAGGACAGCACCATCGACGGTGACCCCGACGCTACCGTCGTGGTCGAGCTGACCAACCACAGCGGCGGGGACTGCACTCTCTCCGGGTACGCGGGCGTCGACCTGAAGACCAGCGCGGGAGTGCTGTCCGCGAAGCGCACCGGCCAGCAGGCCGACTCGGCCGTCCTCAGGAACGGGAAGTCGACGTACTTCCCCATCAACTACCCGTTCAACAAGTCGGGCGGCTCCGGTGTCCGTGTCACCGGGCTGGTGGTGACCCCGCCGAACGAAACGAAGTCGGTCACCCTCAACTGGCCGGGCGCCGCCACGCTGCCCGTCACGGACGGCTCCGGCTCCCCGGTGAAGGTCGGCCCGGTCGGAAGCGCCGGTCAGGGCGGCTGA
- a CDS encoding bifunctional 2-polyprenyl-6-hydroxyphenol methylase/3-demethylubiquinol 3-O-methyltransferase UbiG: MSDNIAAGSTASGFPLPAEGYAGDPVVRAEWDSRYADRHQLWSGRPNGALVAEVAGLTPGRVLDVGCGEGADAVWLARGGWGVTALDVSGVALERAAGHARDAGVAVRWVHAALTEAALPPASFDLVSAQYPALLRTPGAEAERALLAAVAPGGVLLLVHHAGMDTQQAHDGGFDPADYVWPSMVADLLTDDWEVEVDEQRPRVAPGGGAGAHHADDLVLRVRRLR, translated from the coding sequence ATGAGCGACAACATCGCAGCGGGATCGACCGCCTCAGGCTTCCCCTTGCCTGCCGAAGGATATGCCGGAGACCCCGTGGTGCGGGCGGAGTGGGACAGCCGGTACGCCGACCGGCACCAGCTGTGGAGCGGCCGGCCCAACGGTGCGCTCGTGGCCGAGGTCGCCGGGCTCACGCCCGGGCGAGTGCTCGACGTCGGCTGCGGTGAGGGTGCGGATGCCGTCTGGCTCGCGCGCGGAGGCTGGGGAGTGACCGCGCTCGACGTCTCGGGCGTGGCGCTGGAGCGGGCGGCTGGGCACGCGCGGGACGCCGGCGTTGCCGTTCGCTGGGTGCATGCCGCGCTCACCGAGGCGGCGCTTCCACCGGCCTCCTTCGATCTGGTCTCCGCGCAGTACCCGGCTCTGCTGCGCACTCCGGGCGCAGAGGCCGAGCGGGCGCTGCTCGCGGCCGTCGCGCCCGGTGGCGTGCTGCTGCTCGTACATCACGCGGGGATGGACACCCAGCAGGCGCATGACGGCGGCTTCGACCCGGCTGACTACGTCTGGCCCTCGATGGTCGCCGATCTGCTCACCGATGACTGGGAGGTGGAGGTGGACGAGCAGCGGCCACGGGTGGCACCCGGCGGTGGCGCGGGCGCGCACCATGCCGACGACCTGGTGCTACGCGTACGTCGGCTGCGCTGA
- a CDS encoding type III effector protein → MTAADQPSMTSTNAHGPASFLAAAAALHAIDDALRDAKRESQDTPDAAGPGPEQALASLLLLRQVRDQLAGWETGLIETARDAGASWADLAHPLGVASRQAAERRYLRGRPGPAGTTGEQRVQATRERRAAERTNADRARRNAAELRRIAGQITALTDLPATAGLPLSQLHAALAHDDPAELIRPLKATRPHLTTTHPDLAAQLETLTHP, encoded by the coding sequence GTGACCGCAGCCGACCAGCCGTCCATGACCAGCACGAATGCCCACGGACCGGCGTCGTTCCTGGCCGCTGCGGCGGCCCTGCACGCCATAGACGACGCCCTGCGCGACGCCAAGCGAGAGTCTCAGGACACCCCGGATGCGGCCGGCCCCGGGCCGGAGCAGGCGCTGGCCTCTCTGCTGCTGCTGCGGCAGGTACGCGATCAGCTCGCCGGATGGGAGACCGGCCTGATCGAAACCGCCCGCGACGCTGGAGCCAGCTGGGCCGACCTCGCCCACCCCCTCGGCGTCGCCAGCCGCCAGGCCGCCGAACGCCGCTACCTGCGCGGCCGCCCCGGCCCCGCCGGAACCACCGGCGAACAACGCGTCCAAGCCACCCGCGAACGCCGCGCCGCCGAACGCACCAACGCCGACCGGGCCCGCCGCAACGCAGCCGAGCTGCGCCGCATCGCCGGCCAGATCACTGCCCTCACCGACCTGCCCGCCACGGCCGGCCTCCCGCTCAGCCAGCTCCACGCGGCCCTGGCCCACGACGACCCCGCCGAGCTCATCCGCCCCCTCAAAGCCACCCGCCCCCACCTGACCACCACCCACCCCGACCTCGCCGCACAGCTCGAAACCCTCACCCACCCCTGA
- a CDS encoding sugar ABC transporter substrate-binding protein, with amino-acid sequence MSRRTTVWRAASTVLALACCLVATACQSSSGPTATSGRVGVVLPLLSSPFWQAYNAAVLQQAKAQGVNVLPPVNSAGDTDKQISDINKLLVEGAKGLIVAPLDSGAIRPGLSTAQREGVPVVAVDVAPLSGKAAMVIRADNRAYGQKACRHLGDAVKTGKVVQIQGDLASANGRDRSEAFSACMAKNYRGIKVLDIAADWRSDKAATGLETVYGINPDIKGIYLQAGGVYLRPALTTLEHHHALFPAGDPRHIVIFSNDGSPQELDAIRSGEIDATVSQPVDLYAKYAISYITKAMAGHSFKPGPTNHGSTVVRLPSGLLEDRLPAPTVTRQNVDDKALWGNSIKASRRAAK; translated from the coding sequence GTGAGTCGGCGGACGACGGTGTGGAGGGCGGCTTCGACCGTTCTCGCTCTCGCCTGCTGCCTTGTGGCGACGGCCTGCCAGAGCAGCAGTGGTCCCACGGCCACCTCGGGCCGGGTCGGTGTGGTCCTCCCACTCCTGAGTTCGCCGTTCTGGCAGGCGTACAACGCCGCCGTCCTCCAGCAGGCCAAGGCACAAGGTGTCAACGTGCTCCCCCCGGTGAACTCCGCCGGCGACACCGACAAGCAGATCTCCGACATCAACAAGCTGCTCGTCGAGGGGGCCAAGGGTCTGATCGTGGCACCGCTGGACTCGGGGGCGATCAGGCCCGGACTGAGTACGGCCCAGCGCGAGGGGGTGCCGGTGGTCGCGGTTGACGTCGCGCCGCTGAGCGGGAAGGCCGCCATGGTGATCCGCGCGGACAACCGCGCCTACGGCCAGAAGGCCTGCCGGCACCTCGGCGATGCCGTCAAGACCGGCAAAGTGGTGCAGATCCAGGGGGACTTGGCCTCGGCCAATGGCCGAGACCGCTCAGAAGCCTTCAGCGCCTGCATGGCGAAGAACTACCGGGGCATCAAGGTGCTTGATATCGCCGCGGACTGGCGGTCCGACAAGGCCGCAACCGGCCTGGAGACCGTGTACGGCATCAACCCGGACATCAAGGGTATCTACCTGCAGGCAGGCGGTGTCTATCTGAGACCGGCGCTGACGACGCTGGAGCACCATCACGCTCTGTTCCCCGCCGGCGACCCCAGGCACATCGTCATCTTCTCCAACGACGGCAGCCCGCAGGAGCTCGACGCGATCCGCAGCGGAGAGATCGACGCAACCGTCTCCCAGCCCGTCGACCTCTACGCCAAATACGCCATCTCCTACATCACGAAGGCAATGGCGGGCCACAGCTTCAAGCCAGGCCCGACGAACCACGGCAGCACCGTCGTCAGGCTGCCCAGCGGGCTCCTCGAAGACCGCCTCCCCGCCCCGACGGTGACCAGACAGAACGTCGATGACAAGGCCCTGTGGGGCAACAGCATCAAGGCTTCCCGACGCGCGGCAAAGTGA
- a CDS encoding DUF2267 domain-containing protein, with protein sequence MTLRREAFLGHVMERGRYDSAEEAERAARVVLALLGAHLVGDVRAQLAARLPDAFALILLNPLQSAEPLPPERFVRATAAWIEGATEQTAAWDVSAVLSTVADAAGEDLLGQILLQLPVGYDLLFGRPQPT encoded by the coding sequence ATGACTCTGCGACGCGAAGCGTTCCTCGGCCACGTGATGGAACGCGGCCGCTACGACTCTGCGGAGGAAGCGGAGCGTGCGGCCCGTGTGGTACTGGCCCTCCTCGGCGCGCACCTCGTCGGCGACGTCCGCGCCCAGCTCGCGGCGCGCCTGCCTGACGCGTTCGCGCTGATCCTGCTCAACCCGCTGCAGAGTGCCGAGCCGCTGCCCCCGGAGCGGTTCGTCCGCGCGACCGCCGCGTGGATCGAAGGCGCCACCGAGCAGACCGCGGCCTGGGACGTGAGCGCCGTGCTGTCGACCGTCGCCGACGCCGCCGGCGAGGACCTGCTGGGCCAGATCCTGCTCCAGCTCCCCGTCGGCTACGACCTGCTCTTCGGCCGCCCCCAGCCCACCTGA
- a CDS encoding class I SAM-dependent methyltransferase → MTAVDAATEVLALARARTTSPTVRFLEADLFEWQPPRRYDTVFFAFWLSHVPPTRLPDFWNTVAAALAPGGKAIFIDDGPAAATYDEVLANQSAPAALRRLDDGSQYRIVKVFHDAQTLTDDLTALGWSVGIRPVGGNFIGIAEPPVTPG, encoded by the coding sequence GTGACGGCTGTCGACGCGGCAACCGAAGTGTTGGCCCTCGCCCGTGCGCGCACCACATCGCCCACCGTGCGATTCCTTGAGGCCGACCTGTTCGAGTGGCAGCCCCCACGCCGCTACGACACCGTGTTCTTCGCCTTCTGGCTCTCCCATGTCCCGCCGACGCGGTTGCCCGACTTCTGGAACACCGTCGCCGCCGCGCTCGCACCTGGCGGCAAAGCGATCTTCATCGACGACGGACCCGCCGCGGCAACATACGACGAAGTCCTCGCGAACCAGTCGGCCCCGGCGGCGCTGCGCCGGCTCGATGACGGCAGCCAGTACCGCATCGTGAAGGTATTCCACGATGCCCAGACCCTCACGGACGACCTCACGGCGCTGGGGTGGTCGGTCGGCATCCGGCCCGTGGGCGGGAACTTCATCGGTATCGCAGAACCGCCGGTGACTCCGGGCTAG
- a CDS encoding IS630 family transposase: MAEPVRVRRLTDQEGQKLQQIVRRGSTSSVRFRRAMMLLASAGGNRVPVIAQLVQADEDTVRDVIHRFNEIGLACLDPRWAGGRPRLLSPDDEDFVVQTATTRPTKLGQLFTRWSIRKLAAYLRKVHGRVIRIGREALRRLLARRGITFQRTKTWKESPDPDREAKLDRIEEVLDRFPDRVFAFDEFGPLGIRPTGGACWAPASHPERHPATYHRTHGVRYFHGCYSVGDDTLWGVNRRKKGAANTLAALRSIRAARPDGAPIYVILDNLSAHKGETIRRWAKKNRVELCFTPTYASWANPIEAHFGPLRQFTVANSNHRNHTVQTRALHAYLRWRNANARHPDVLAAQRRERARIRSEKGIRWGGRPLADAA, translated from the coding sequence GTGGCTGAGCCTGTCCGCGTGCGCAGGTTGACCGACCAGGAGGGGCAGAAGCTGCAGCAGATCGTGCGCCGGGGCAGCACCAGTTCGGTGCGCTTCCGACGCGCGATGATGCTACTGGCGTCGGCTGGCGGGAACCGGGTCCCGGTGATCGCCCAGCTGGTGCAGGCCGACGAGGACACAGTCCGGGATGTGATCCACCGGTTCAACGAGATCGGCCTGGCCTGTCTGGACCCTCGGTGGGCGGGAGGCCGTCCCCGCCTGCTCAGTCCTGACGACGAGGACTTCGTCGTCCAGACGGCCACCACCCGCCCGACCAAGCTCGGCCAGCTCTTCACCCGCTGGTCCATCCGCAAACTCGCCGCCTACCTGCGGAAAGTCCATGGGCGGGTCATCCGCATCGGTCGCGAGGCATTACGCCGTCTGCTCGCCCGCCGCGGCATCACCTTCCAGCGCACCAAGACGTGGAAGGAGTCCCCGGACCCCGACCGCGAGGCAAAGCTGGACCGGATCGAGGAGGTCCTGGACCGCTTCCCGGACCGGGTCTTCGCGTTCGACGAGTTCGGCCCGCTCGGAATCCGCCCCACCGGCGGTGCGTGCTGGGCTCCCGCCAGTCATCCCGAGCGGCACCCGGCGACCTACCACCGCACCCACGGCGTCAGGTACTTCCACGGCTGCTATTCGGTCGGCGACGACACGCTCTGGGGCGTCAACCGCCGGAAGAAGGGGGCCGCGAACACCCTGGCCGCGCTCAGGTCGATCCGGGCCGCCCGCCCGGACGGCGCCCCGATCTACGTCATCCTGGACAACCTGTCCGCCCACAAGGGCGAGACGATCCGCCGCTGGGCGAAGAAGAACCGCGTCGAGCTGTGCTTCACGCCGACATACGCGTCCTGGGCCAACCCGATCGAGGCGCACTTCGGACCGTTGCGGCAGTTCACCGTCGCGAACTCCAACCACCGCAACCACACCGTGCAGACCCGGGCCCTGCACGCCTATCTGCGCTGGCGCAACGCGAATGCCCGTCACCCCGACGTGCTGGCAGCCCAGCGCCGCGAGCGCGCTCGCATCCGCAGCGAGAAGGGCATCCGTTGGGGCGGACGTCCCCTCGCCGATGCCGCTTGA
- a CDS encoding AI-2E family transporter, with product MNDASRQPRRRPDAGPGSGHGRRRMRYVVLGSRPARDVGTVARARRAPTLARGAGDGVAVQHGLRVGAAYAWRLLVLGAAVYAGFVILGRLQLVAVALFLALVITSVLRPLADLLARWLPRALAVVVSVVGSLTVVLGLLALVGELVASEWDRLGREFSGGIGRIERWLQGPPFHASPTVMSDLQSKVNTFVSEHRSALISSAVSGAGRLVEVLTAVVLALFCSLFFIHSGDRFWRWFQEWLPRRARDPCNRAGRTAWRTFAGYTRGIFIVAATNAVLVGIALFVLRVPLALPLTLLEFFAAFVPLVGSPIALGVATVVALASRGPVIAIVVLALIVVVGQIEGHVLHPLVMSWAVRLHPVVVALSVIAGGILAGVIGAVVAVPMVSVAWAVHGELRTRPRAGGRWRAPG from the coding sequence ATGAACGACGCATCGCGTCAGCCGCGCCGCCGGCCGGACGCAGGACCCGGTAGCGGTCACGGCCGACGGCGGATGCGGTACGTCGTGCTGGGCAGTCGTCCTGCCCGCGACGTCGGGACAGTGGCCCGGGCGCGCAGGGCGCCGACGTTGGCGCGGGGAGCAGGGGACGGCGTGGCCGTGCAGCACGGGCTGAGGGTGGGTGCCGCGTATGCGTGGCGGTTGCTGGTCCTCGGGGCGGCCGTGTACGCGGGTTTCGTGATTCTGGGCCGGTTGCAGCTGGTCGCCGTGGCGCTGTTCCTCGCCCTGGTCATCACCTCCGTACTGCGTCCACTCGCCGATCTGCTGGCGCGGTGGCTTCCCAGGGCCCTGGCGGTGGTGGTGAGTGTCGTAGGAAGCCTGACGGTGGTCCTTGGGCTGCTGGCGCTGGTCGGCGAACTGGTGGCGAGCGAGTGGGACCGGCTGGGGCGGGAGTTCAGCGGGGGCATCGGGCGCATCGAACGTTGGCTGCAGGGGCCTCCCTTCCACGCGAGCCCGACCGTGATGTCGGACCTTCAGAGCAAGGTGAACACCTTCGTCTCCGAGCACCGCTCCGCACTGATCAGCAGCGCTGTGAGTGGTGCCGGACGGCTGGTGGAGGTGCTGACCGCTGTGGTGCTGGCCCTGTTCTGCTCCCTGTTCTTCATCCATTCCGGCGACCGTTTCTGGCGCTGGTTCCAGGAGTGGCTACCCCGGCGAGCGCGGGACCCCTGCAACCGCGCGGGACGTACGGCGTGGCGGACCTTCGCCGGCTACACGCGTGGCATCTTCATCGTGGCGGCCACCAACGCGGTGCTGGTCGGCATCGCGCTGTTCGTGCTGCGGGTGCCGCTGGCCCTGCCGCTGACACTGCTGGAGTTCTTCGCCGCGTTCGTCCCGCTGGTGGGATCACCCATCGCGCTGGGCGTGGCCACGGTGGTCGCCCTGGCCTCGCGGGGGCCGGTCATCGCGATCGTGGTGCTCGCACTGATCGTCGTCGTCGGCCAGATCGAAGGCCACGTGCTGCATCCGCTGGTGATGAGCTGGGCGGTCCGGCTGCACCCCGTCGTCGTGGCCCTCTCCGTCATCGCCGGCGGCATCTTGGCCGGGGTGATCGGTGCGGTCGTGGCGGTGCCGATGGTGTCGGTGGCCTGGGCGGTGCACGGCGAACTACGCACCCGACCTCGTGCGGGTGGACGCTGGCGGGCGCCAGGCTGA
- a CDS encoding DUF2267 domain-containing protein, producing MLEKVRYEGAYPTHERADEAVRLVLAGLGRQLTGDERVDLAACLPLKAARVLTAQIPDHQPLNGWSFVKDLAAHTGASLATTRWDTGSVFSAVAAYAGPDLITRILQQLPTGYALLFGRPELAPMREPQPL from the coding sequence ATGCTGGAGAAGGTCCGCTACGAGGGCGCCTACCCCACCCACGAGCGAGCCGACGAAGCCGTCCGCCTGGTTCTTGCCGGACTGGGACGCCAGCTGACCGGCGACGAACGCGTCGACCTGGCCGCCTGCCTGCCCTTGAAAGCCGCACGCGTACTGACCGCGCAGATCCCCGACCACCAGCCTCTGAACGGCTGGTCGTTCGTCAAGGACCTCGCAGCCCATACCGGCGCCTCCCTGGCCACCACCCGCTGGGACACCGGCTCCGTCTTCTCCGCCGTCGCCGCCTACGCCGGCCCCGACCTGATCACCCGCATCCTCCAACAGCTCCCCACCGGCTACGCCCTGCTGTTCGGCCGGCCCGAACTCGCCCCGATGAGGGAGCCGCAACCGCTTTAG